In Candidatus Binatia bacterium, the sequence GCGCTCGCCGAAACGGCGACCATGTCGTCGGCGCGGATCGAGACGATGCAGGGCTCGAAGCGGCGCTGGAAATCGGGGCGATCGACGCAGCGACCTCCGCCGACAACCTCGCGAACGATGTAGACGTTCTCGTCATCGCGACCCATCTCGAACCGACATTACGAGAGATCGCACGTCTCGCGCGCGAGGGCACGCGCGCCTTGCTGATCGTCGACGTCGCATCGGTGAAGGCTCCGGTGGCGGCGGCGGCGCGGGGGCTGAAGAATTTCGTCGCTACGCATCCGATGGCCGGCACGGAACGCAGCGGCGTCCGCGCCGCCCGCGCCGATCTCTTCGAAGGGAGAACGTGGGCGTACGTTCCGAGCGGCGATACCGAGCTGGACCGGCGTGCGGAAGGCTTCATCGCATCGCTCGGCGCGCTACCGGTCGCAATGAGCGCGCGCGAGCACGATGCAATCGTTGCGCTGACGTCGCATCTGCCGCAGA encodes:
- a CDS encoding prephenate dehydrogenase/arogenate dehydrogenase family protein; translated protein: MHSRADAREHDAPARGDRARLSRRRRRIAPRPSARKPLTATRLGIVGVGAIGGSIGLRARRNGDHVVGADRDDAGLEAALEIGAIDAATSADNLANDVDVLVIATHLEPTLREIARLAREGTRALLIVDVASVKAPVAAAARGLKNFVATHPMAGTERSGVRAARADLFEGRTWAYVPSGDTELDRRAEGFIASLGALPVAMSAREHDAIVALTSHLPQIVGSCYGSALLGAGARAELLYGPVARELSRISTMGFEMWRDVLLANAANLEPELRRFAGDLERVAAVLAAGDADALADFFSKAETGGEATRNR